The Proteus vulgaris genome has a segment encoding these proteins:
- the thiK gene encoding kinase, whose amino-acid sequence MDAIRLSDRYDLSLLNALQRLFPATALSQWRITALTGLGGGSFRVQYADIDLIARYYGDERKGLYVHGRKEYAILKQLSDSDLSPKVATCYGEWFFLHWLPGEHLSHQSLFSTYLKPLAEKVATLHQQTPLGFPLDLNHELSLYWQRVDRKRLSAKWLRLQQYFLRQPRCNLIKYAPAHMDLHVENILLSDSGIKFIDWEYAADIDTADSLMTFFATNQLNETQQMAFFGLLLFVSLSLYRAERG is encoded by the coding sequence ATGGACGCAATAAGATTGAGTGATCGGTATGACTTAAGTTTGCTTAATGCCTTGCAAAGGCTTTTTCCTGCAACGGCATTAAGTCAATGGAGAATAACAGCATTAACGGGGTTGGGAGGTGGCTCTTTTCGTGTTCAATATGCTGATATTGATTTGATTGCTCGCTACTATGGGGATGAAAGAAAAGGACTTTATGTACACGGAAGAAAAGAGTATGCCATTCTAAAACAGCTTTCAGACTCTGATTTATCACCTAAAGTTGCAACATGCTATGGAGAATGGTTTTTTCTTCATTGGTTACCCGGCGAACACCTTTCTCATCAATCTCTTTTTAGTACTTATTTGAAGCCATTAGCGGAAAAAGTAGCAACGTTACATCAACAAACTCCGTTAGGCTTTCCTCTTGACTTAAATCATGAGTTATCCCTTTATTGGCAAAGAGTCGATAGAAAACGGTTATCTGCTAAATGGCTACGTTTACAACAATATTTTTTACGCCAACCTCGATGTAATCTCATAAAATACGCGCCAGCTCACATGGATTTGCATGTTGAGAATATTCTTCTTAGTGATTCAGGTATAAAATTTATTGATTGGGAATATGCTGCAGATATTGATACAGCTGATTCATTAATGACGTTCTTTGCCACAAATCAACTGAATGAAACGCAACAAATGGCATTTTTTGGATTATTATTGTTCGTATCATTGTCATTATACAGAGCAGAAAGAGGCTGA